A genome region from Oncorhynchus masou masou isolate Uvic2021 chromosome 14, UVic_Omas_1.1, whole genome shotgun sequence includes the following:
- the LOC135554704 gene encoding zinc finger protein OZF-like isoform X5: protein MDRDRASPSPSTLPESPGHNSPGSALLLDLKRVSVLLVACRKTPGQSGTVREGHVEVDLISSRDIHCCSISGRGLSSGDPQQHPVADETEKSLSRSEHLKKHQQRHTGKKPHHCCSGCGKSFTSQSGFIIHCDQCGKSFAASNTFKSNVRIHTGEKPYPCLDCGKSFVSAGALTVHQSVHTGEKPFSCHQCGKSFNHSGNLTIHQRTHTGEKPYSCDQCGKSFAVSEKLMRHQRTHTGEKPYSCDQCGKSFAVSENLTRHQRIHTGEKPYSCDHCGKSFAVVSSLTAHQRTHTGEKPYSCGQCGKSFAVISSLTAHQRRHTGVKSYSCDQCGKSFAVSDKLTIHQRIHTGEKPYSCGQCGKSFAQSDNLTRHQQIHTGEKPYSCDHCGKSFALASTLTAHHRTHTGEKPYTCDHCGKSFNQSGTLKSHKQTHTGEKEALYL from the exons ATGGATCGG GACAGAGCTAGTCCGTCCCCCTCCACTCTGCCGGAGTCCCCAGGTCACAactctcctggtagcgccttaCTGCTGGATCTGAAGAGGGTGTCTGTGTTGTTGGTCGCCTGCAGGAAAACACCAGGGCAGAGTGGAACTGTGAGAGAAGGACACGTGGAGGTAGATTTGATTTCATCAA GGGACATACACTGTTGTTCTATCAGTGGGAGGGGCTTATCATCTGGGGATCCTCAACAACATCCTGTTGCTGACgagacagagaagagtctctccagatcagaacatctcaagaaacaccagcagagacATACAGGGAAGAAACCTCACCACTGCTGCTCTggctgtgggaagagtttcacaaGCCAGAGTGGCTTCATTATTcactgtgatcagtgtgggaagagttttgctgcATCTAACACCTTCAAATCTAATGTAAGAATtcatacaggggagaagccttacccctGCCTTGATTGTGGGAAAAGCTTTGTTAGTGCAGGAGCCTTAACCGTACACCAGAgtgtacacacaggagagaagccttttaGCTGccatcagtgtgggaagagcttcaatcATTCTGGCAACCTGACTATacaccagcgaacacacacaggagagaagccttatagttgtgatcagtgtgggaagagctttgctGTATCAGAAAAACTAATGAgacaccagcgaacacacacaggagagaagccttatagttgtgatcagtgtgggaagagctttgctGTATCAGAAAATCTAACTAGACACCAGcggatacacacaggagagaaaccttatagctgtgatcattGTGGAAAGAGCTTTGCTGTAGTTTCCTCTCTGACTGCACACCAGCGAACTCACACTGGAGAAAAGCCTTACAGCTGTggtcagtgtgggaagagctttgctGTCATTTCCTCCCTGACTGCACACCAGCGACGACACACTGGAGTGAagtcttatagctgtgatcagtgtgggaagagctttgctGTATCAGATAAACTAACTATACACCAGcggatacacacaggagagaagccttacagctgtggtcagtgtgggaagagctttgctCAATCAGATAATCTAACTAGACACCAGcagatacacacaggagagaagccttatagctgtgatcattGTGGAAAGAGCTTTGCTTTAGCTTCCACCCTGACTGCacaccacagaacacacacaggagagaagccttataccTGTGATCATTGTGGAAAGAGCTTTAATCAGTCAGGGACCCTGAAAtcacacaagcaaacacacactggagagaaagaaGCCTTATatctgtga
- the LOC135554704 gene encoding zinc finger protein OZF-like isoform X4, whose amino-acid sequence MYNTSCGHQDRASPSPSTLPESPGHNSPGSALLLDLKRVSVLLVACRKTPGQSGTVREGHVEVDLISSRDIHCCSISGRGLSSGDPQQHPVADETEKSLSRSEHLKKHQQRHTGKKPHHCCSGCGKSFTSQSGFIIHCDQCGKSFAASNTFKSNVRIHTGEKPYPCLDCGKSFVSAGALTVHQSVHTGEKPFSCHQCGKSFNHSGNLTIHQRTHTGEKPYSCDQCGKSFAVSEKLMRHQRTHTGEKPYSCDQCGKSFAVSENLTRHQRIHTGEKPYSCDHCGKSFAVVSSLTAHQRTHTGEKPYSCGQCGKSFAVISSLTAHQRRHTGVKSYSCDQCGKSFAVSDKLTIHQRIHTGEKPYSCGQCGKSFAQSDNLTRHQQIHTGEKPYSCDHCGKSFALASTLTAHHRTHTGEKPYTCDHCGKSFNQSGTLKSHKQTHTGEKEALYL is encoded by the exons ATGTACAATACTTCCTGTGGTCATCAGGACAGAGCTAGTCCGTCCCCCTCCACTCTGCCGGAGTCCCCAGGTCACAactctcctggtagcgccttaCTGCTGGATCTGAAGAGGGTGTCTGTGTTGTTGGTCGCCTGCAGGAAAACACCAGGGCAGAGTGGAACTGTGAGAGAAGGACACGTGGAGGTAGATTTGATTTCATCAA GGGACATACACTGTTGTTCTATCAGTGGGAGGGGCTTATCATCTGGGGATCCTCAACAACATCCTGTTGCTGACgagacagagaagagtctctccagatcagaacatctcaagaaacaccagcagagacATACAGGGAAGAAACCTCACCACTGCTGCTCTggctgtgggaagagtttcacaaGCCAGAGTGGCTTCATTATTcactgtgatcagtgtgggaagagttttgctgcATCTAACACCTTCAAATCTAATGTAAGAATtcatacaggggagaagccttacccctGCCTTGATTGTGGGAAAAGCTTTGTTAGTGCAGGAGCCTTAACCGTACACCAGAgtgtacacacaggagagaagccttttaGCTGccatcagtgtgggaagagcttcaatcATTCTGGCAACCTGACTATacaccagcgaacacacacaggagagaagccttatagttgtgatcagtgtgggaagagctttgctGTATCAGAAAAACTAATGAgacaccagcgaacacacacaggagagaagccttatagttgtgatcagtgtgggaagagctttgctGTATCAGAAAATCTAACTAGACACCAGcggatacacacaggagagaaaccttatagctgtgatcattGTGGAAAGAGCTTTGCTGTAGTTTCCTCTCTGACTGCACACCAGCGAACTCACACTGGAGAAAAGCCTTACAGCTGTggtcagtgtgggaagagctttgctGTCATTTCCTCCCTGACTGCACACCAGCGACGACACACTGGAGTGAagtcttatagctgtgatcagtgtgggaagagctttgctGTATCAGATAAACTAACTATACACCAGcggatacacacaggagagaagccttacagctgtggtcagtgtgggaagagctttgctCAATCAGATAATCTAACTAGACACCAGcagatacacacaggagagaagccttatagctgtgatcattGTGGAAAGAGCTTTGCTTTAGCTTCCACCCTGACTGCacaccacagaacacacacaggagagaagccttataccTGTGATCATTGTGGAAAGAGCTTTAATCAGTCAGGGACCCTGAAAtcacacaagcaaacacacactggagagaaagaaGCCTTATatctgtga
- the LOC135554704 gene encoding zinc finger protein 664-like isoform X3, whose product MDRDRASPSPSTLPESPGHNSPGNILLLDLKRDSVLLVDCRKTPGQSGTVREGHKEGDGDLISSSLYFTGDTPYHRSLSGRGLSSGEPQQHVAEETEKSLSRSEHLKKHQQRRTGKIPHHCCSGCGKSFTSQSGFIIHCDQCGKSFAASNTFKSNVRIHTGEKPYRCDQCGKSFKHSGSLTTHQLMHTGEKPYKCDQCGKSFAAASVLIIHQRVHTGEKPYSCDQCGKSFSHSGNLTTHQLMHTGVKPYSCDQCGKSFAAASSLIIHQRVHTGEKPYCCDQCGKSFAVASSLIIHQRVHTGEKPYSCDQCGKSFAAASSLIIHQRVHTGEKPYSCDQCGKSFAVASALIVHQRVHTGEKPYSCDQCGRSFAVSGKLTRHQLTHTGERPYSCDQCGKNFAVASNLIRHQVTHTGERTYVCLCGKSFARASSLTIHQRMHTGERPYSCDQCGKSFAVSGKLTTHQQTPTGERPYICDQCGKRFSQLWTLYSHQ is encoded by the exons ATGGATCGG GACAGAGCTAGTCCGTCCCCCTCCACCCTGCCGGAGTCCCCTGGTCACAACTCTCCTGGTAACATCTTACTGCTGGATCTGAAGAGGGATTCTGTGTTGCTGGTCGACTGCAGGAAAACACCAGGGCAGAGTGGAACTGTGAGAGAAGGACacaaggagggagatggagatctGATTTCATCAA GTCTTTATTTTACAGGGGACACCCCTTACCATCGTTCTCTTAGTGGGAGGGGCTTATcatctggggagcctcaacagcATGTtgctgaggagacagagaagagtctctccagatcagaacatctcaagaaacaccagcagagacGTACAGGGAAGATACCTCACCACTGCTGCTCTggctgtgggaagagtttcacaaGCCAGAGTGGCTTCATTATTcactgtgatcagtgtgggaagagttttgctgcATCTAACACCTTCAAATCTAATGTAAGAATtcatacaggggagaagccttatcgctgtgatcagtgtggaaaGAGCTTCAAACATTCAGGCAGCCTGACTACACACCAGCTAatgcacactggagagaagccttataagtgtgatcagtgtggaaagagctttGCTGCAGCTTCCGTCCTGATTATACACCAGCgtgtacacacaggagagaagccttatagctgtgatcagtgtgggaagagcttcagtCACTCAGgcaacctgactacacaccagCTAATGCACACTGGAGTGAAGCCTTATAGTTGTGAtcagtgtggaaagagctttGCTGCAGCTTCCTCCCTGATTATACACCAGCgtgtacacacaggagagaaaccttattgctgtgatcagtgtggaaagagctttGCTGTAGCTTCCTCCCTGATTATACACCAGCgtgtacacacaggagagaagccttatagctgtgatcagtgtgggaagagctttgctGCAGCTTCCTCCCTGATTATACACCAGCgtgtacacacaggagagaagccttatagttgtgatcagtgtggaaagagctttGCTGTAGCTTCCGCCCTGATTGTACACCAGCgtgtacacacaggagagaagccttatagctgtgatcagtgtggaagGAGCTTTGCTGTATCAGGAAAGCTAACTAGACACCAGctaacacacacaggagagaggccgtatagctgtgatcagtgtgggaagaacTTTGCTGTAGCTTCCAACCTGATTagacaccaggtaacacacacaggagagagaactTATGTCTGTCTATGTGGGAAGAGCTTTGCTCGAGCTTCCTCCCTCACTATACACCAGCGAATGCACACTGGAGAGaggccttatagctgtgatcagtgtggaaagagctttGCTGTATCAGGAAAACTAACTACACATCAGCAAACACCCACAGGAGAAAGGCCTTATatctgtgatcagtgtgggaagcgTTTCAGTCAGTTATGGACCCTTTATTCACACCAGTGA
- the LOC135554704 gene encoding zinc finger protein 664-like isoform X2: MYNTSCGHQDRASPSPSTLPESPGHNSPGNILLLDLKRDSVLLVDCRKTPGQSGTVREGHKEGDGDLISSRDTPYHRSLSGRGLSSGEPQQHVAEETEKSLSRSEHLKKHQQRRTGKIPHHCCSGCGKSFTSQSGFIIHCDQCGKSFAASNTFKSNVRIHTGEKPYRCDQCGKSFKHSGSLTTHQLMHTGEKPYKCDQCGKSFAAASVLIIHQRVHTGEKPYSCDQCGKSFSHSGNLTTHQLMHTGVKPYSCDQCGKSFAAASSLIIHQRVHTGEKPYCCDQCGKSFAVASSLIIHQRVHTGEKPYSCDQCGKSFAAASSLIIHQRVHTGEKPYSCDQCGKSFAVASALIVHQRVHTGEKPYSCDQCGRSFAVSGKLTRHQLTHTGERPYSCDQCGKNFAVASNLIRHQVTHTGERTYVCLCGKSFARASSLTIHQRMHTGERPYSCDQCGKSFAVSGKLTTHQQTPTGERPYICDQCGKRFSQLWTLYSHQ; this comes from the exons ATGTACAATACTTCCTGTGGTCACCAGGACAGAGCTAGTCCGTCCCCCTCCACCCTGCCGGAGTCCCCTGGTCACAACTCTCCTGGTAACATCTTACTGCTGGATCTGAAGAGGGATTCTGTGTTGCTGGTCGACTGCAGGAAAACACCAGGGCAGAGTGGAACTGTGAGAGAAGGACacaaggagggagatggagatctGATTTCATCAA GGGACACCCCTTACCATCGTTCTCTTAGTGGGAGGGGCTTATcatctggggagcctcaacagcATGTtgctgaggagacagagaagagtctctccagatcagaacatctcaagaaacaccagcagagacGTACAGGGAAGATACCTCACCACTGCTGCTCTggctgtgggaagagtttcacaaGCCAGAGTGGCTTCATTATTcactgtgatcagtgtgggaagagttttgctgcATCTAACACCTTCAAATCTAATGTAAGAATtcatacaggggagaagccttatcgctgtgatcagtgtggaaaGAGCTTCAAACATTCAGGCAGCCTGACTACACACCAGCTAatgcacactggagagaagccttataagtgtgatcagtgtggaaagagctttGCTGCAGCTTCCGTCCTGATTATACACCAGCgtgtacacacaggagagaagccttatagctgtgatcagtgtgggaagagcttcagtCACTCAGgcaacctgactacacaccagCTAATGCACACTGGAGTGAAGCCTTATAGTTGTGAtcagtgtggaaagagctttGCTGCAGCTTCCTCCCTGATTATACACCAGCgtgtacacacaggagagaaaccttattgctgtgatcagtgtggaaagagctttGCTGTAGCTTCCTCCCTGATTATACACCAGCgtgtacacacaggagagaagccttatagctgtgatcagtgtgggaagagctttgctGCAGCTTCCTCCCTGATTATACACCAGCgtgtacacacaggagagaagccttatagttgtgatcagtgtggaaagagctttGCTGTAGCTTCCGCCCTGATTGTACACCAGCgtgtacacacaggagagaagccttatagctgtgatcagtgtggaagGAGCTTTGCTGTATCAGGAAAGCTAACTAGACACCAGctaacacacacaggagagaggccgtatagctgtgatcagtgtgggaagaacTTTGCTGTAGCTTCCAACCTGATTagacaccaggtaacacacacaggagagagaactTATGTCTGTCTATGTGGGAAGAGCTTTGCTCGAGCTTCCTCCCTCACTATACACCAGCGAATGCACACTGGAGAGaggccttatagctgtgatcagtgtggaaagagctttGCTGTATCAGGAAAACTAACTACACATCAGCAAACACCCACAGGAGAAAGGCCTTATatctgtgatcagtgtgggaagcgTTTCAGTCAGTTATGGACCCTTTATTCACACCAGTGA
- the LOC135554704 gene encoding zinc finger protein 664-like isoform X1: MYNTSCGHQDRASPSPSTLPESPGHNSPGNILLLDLKRDSVLLVDCRKTPGQSGTVREGHKEGDGDLISSSLYFTGDTPYHRSLSGRGLSSGEPQQHVAEETEKSLSRSEHLKKHQQRRTGKIPHHCCSGCGKSFTSQSGFIIHCDQCGKSFAASNTFKSNVRIHTGEKPYRCDQCGKSFKHSGSLTTHQLMHTGEKPYKCDQCGKSFAAASVLIIHQRVHTGEKPYSCDQCGKSFSHSGNLTTHQLMHTGVKPYSCDQCGKSFAAASSLIIHQRVHTGEKPYCCDQCGKSFAVASSLIIHQRVHTGEKPYSCDQCGKSFAAASSLIIHQRVHTGEKPYSCDQCGKSFAVASALIVHQRVHTGEKPYSCDQCGRSFAVSGKLTRHQLTHTGERPYSCDQCGKNFAVASNLIRHQVTHTGERTYVCLCGKSFARASSLTIHQRMHTGERPYSCDQCGKSFAVSGKLTTHQQTPTGERPYICDQCGKRFSQLWTLYSHQ, encoded by the exons ATGTACAATACTTCCTGTGGTCACCAGGACAGAGCTAGTCCGTCCCCCTCCACCCTGCCGGAGTCCCCTGGTCACAACTCTCCTGGTAACATCTTACTGCTGGATCTGAAGAGGGATTCTGTGTTGCTGGTCGACTGCAGGAAAACACCAGGGCAGAGTGGAACTGTGAGAGAAGGACacaaggagggagatggagatctGATTTCATCAA GTCTTTATTTTACAGGGGACACCCCTTACCATCGTTCTCTTAGTGGGAGGGGCTTATcatctggggagcctcaacagcATGTtgctgaggagacagagaagagtctctccagatcagaacatctcaagaaacaccagcagagacGTACAGGGAAGATACCTCACCACTGCTGCTCTggctgtgggaagagtttcacaaGCCAGAGTGGCTTCATTATTcactgtgatcagtgtgggaagagttttgctgcATCTAACACCTTCAAATCTAATGTAAGAATtcatacaggggagaagccttatcgctgtgatcagtgtggaaaGAGCTTCAAACATTCAGGCAGCCTGACTACACACCAGCTAatgcacactggagagaagccttataagtgtgatcagtgtggaaagagctttGCTGCAGCTTCCGTCCTGATTATACACCAGCgtgtacacacaggagagaagccttatagctgtgatcagtgtgggaagagcttcagtCACTCAGgcaacctgactacacaccagCTAATGCACACTGGAGTGAAGCCTTATAGTTGTGAtcagtgtggaaagagctttGCTGCAGCTTCCTCCCTGATTATACACCAGCgtgtacacacaggagagaaaccttattgctgtgatcagtgtggaaagagctttGCTGTAGCTTCCTCCCTGATTATACACCAGCgtgtacacacaggagagaagccttatagctgtgatcagtgtgggaagagctttgctGCAGCTTCCTCCCTGATTATACACCAGCgtgtacacacaggagagaagccttatagttgtgatcagtgtggaaagagctttGCTGTAGCTTCCGCCCTGATTGTACACCAGCgtgtacacacaggagagaagccttatagctgtgatcagtgtggaagGAGCTTTGCTGTATCAGGAAAGCTAACTAGACACCAGctaacacacacaggagagaggccgtatagctgtgatcagtgtgggaagaacTTTGCTGTAGCTTCCAACCTGATTagacaccaggtaacacacacaggagagagaactTATGTCTGTCTATGTGGGAAGAGCTTTGCTCGAGCTTCCTCCCTCACTATACACCAGCGAATGCACACTGGAGAGaggccttatagctgtgatcagtgtggaaagagctttGCTGTATCAGGAAAACTAACTACACATCAGCAAACACCCACAGGAGAAAGGCCTTATatctgtgatcagtgtgggaagcgTTTCAGTCAGTTATGGACCCTTTATTCACACCAGTGA